A portion of the Halobacillus ihumii genome contains these proteins:
- the aroB gene encoding 3-dehydroquinate synthase has product MTTLTIKSFQNHYDVNIGSGLRHEISDLLKSDYAKVFIVTDSNVAPLYLNDVISAFGEDTEVSFEIVPAGEGSKSMACYSSLLDRCLELQLDRHSLIVALGGGMIGDLTGFVAATYLRGVDFLQVPTSILAHDSSVGGKVAINHHKGKNLIGSFYSPVQVIYDTEVMNTLTSQEVRSGFGEVVKHALLSDHKWFQQLMHTSLSEVDQAELMEHLTSGIRVKAQVVEADEREAGLRKHLNLGHTLAHALEADFGYGEITHGEAVAIGILFAMKISEQKLGADLPINSYTAWLRHNRYPLHLISQIDPERTIERMKWDKKTVGNAIHFVLLNQIGSPAVAPLGDRELFQFLTDFIKVEGGTLD; this is encoded by the coding sequence ATGACTACATTAACGATTAAGTCATTTCAAAATCATTATGACGTCAATATCGGGAGTGGATTGCGGCATGAAATTTCTGATTTATTAAAAAGCGATTATGCCAAAGTATTTATCGTTACGGATTCAAATGTCGCTCCTCTTTATTTAAATGACGTGATCTCAGCATTTGGAGAGGATACTGAAGTGTCATTCGAAATTGTTCCAGCAGGTGAAGGGTCGAAAAGTATGGCTTGTTACAGCAGCTTGCTGGATCGATGTCTTGAATTACAATTGGATCGCCATTCATTGATTGTTGCTCTTGGAGGGGGAATGATAGGTGATCTGACTGGTTTTGTAGCAGCAACTTATTTGCGAGGAGTTGACTTCTTACAAGTGCCTACTTCTATCTTAGCTCATGACAGCAGTGTAGGCGGTAAAGTAGCTATAAATCATCATAAGGGGAAAAATTTGATTGGCAGTTTTTACAGCCCTGTACAAGTCATTTACGATACAGAAGTTATGAATACCTTAACAAGCCAGGAAGTCAGGTCAGGGTTTGGTGAAGTAGTAAAGCATGCTCTGCTAAGTGATCATAAATGGTTTCAACAATTAATGCACACATCTTTATCAGAGGTAGATCAGGCAGAGCTGATGGAACATTTGACTTCAGGCATCAGAGTGAAAGCACAGGTTGTTGAAGCTGATGAAAGAGAAGCTGGCTTGCGCAAGCATTTAAACCTAGGACATACTTTGGCTCATGCCTTAGAAGCAGATTTTGGATATGGAGAGATTACCCATGGAGAGGCCGTGGCCATTGGGATTCTGTTTGCGATGAAAATTAGTGAACAGAAATTGGGTGCTGATTTACCGATCAACTCCTATACTGCCTGGCTTCGTCATAATCGTTATCCTCTCCACCTTATCTCTCAAATAGATCCAGAACGTACTATTGAAAGAATGAAGTGGGATAAAAAAACAGTAGGCAACGCCATCCATTTTGTTTTATTAAATCAAATTGGATCCCCTGCTGTTGCGCCCTTGGGTGACAGGGAACTATTTCAGTTCCTGACAGATTTTATAAAAGTTGAAGGGGGGACGCTTGATTGA
- a CDS encoding prephenate dehydrogenase encodes MSKTIFIVGLGLIGGSLAMNVAREKEVKVIGMDADHTNLSLAKNQGVVHEFAKDFASGVDQADVLILATPISATIDYLNQLNELSIDKPLLVTDVSSVKNQVLQAAQKLTNPFLSFVGGHPMAGSHKQGFTAAKPHLFENAIFVLTPAKGADEADARTLKELFSTTGARFLTLSTKEHDEMTAVISHFPHLIASSLVHQAREWQKTHPSLEHLAAGGFRDITRIASSNPELWQDIFFQNKKLLIQMLDDWIGEMKQMKQLLYHEESQLTLQYLGEAKKFRDGLPIREKGAIPAFYDIYVDIHDQPGAIQNVIQLLAEQEISIKNIRILEIREGITGALRISFQTGEEQQKSYQLLSDNGYEVTIQA; translated from the coding sequence ATGAGCAAAACTATTTTTATAGTGGGCCTAGGACTGATTGGGGGGTCACTTGCTATGAATGTAGCTAGGGAAAAAGAGGTGAAAGTGATCGGAATGGATGCCGATCACACAAACCTTTCCCTTGCTAAGAATCAAGGTGTCGTTCATGAATTCGCAAAAGACTTCGCTTCAGGAGTAGATCAAGCGGATGTGTTAATTCTGGCGACTCCAATCTCCGCAACGATCGATTATCTAAATCAGCTTAACGAACTTAGCATTGACAAACCTTTACTTGTTACAGATGTGTCATCCGTGAAGAACCAGGTGTTGCAAGCCGCACAGAAGCTTACAAATCCATTTTTATCCTTTGTCGGAGGGCATCCCATGGCAGGGTCGCATAAACAAGGATTTACAGCAGCTAAACCTCATTTGTTCGAGAATGCGATCTTCGTACTCACACCGGCAAAGGGAGCAGATGAGGCAGATGCTCGTACATTAAAGGAACTATTCTCCACTACTGGAGCTAGATTTTTAACGCTTTCTACTAAAGAGCATGATGAAATGACAGCTGTTATTTCTCATTTCCCTCATTTAATTGCTTCATCTCTTGTGCATCAAGCAAGGGAGTGGCAAAAAACACACCCTTCGCTAGAGCATTTAGCTGCAGGGGGCTTTAGAGATATCACACGAATCGCCTCAAGTAATCCTGAATTATGGCAGGATATTTTTTTTCAAAATAAAAAGCTACTAATCCAAATGCTTGATGACTGGATTGGTGAGATGAAGCAAATGAAGCAGCTGCTTTACCATGAAGAATCCCAACTAACGCTTCAATACTTGGGGGAAGCAAAAAAATTTCGTGACGGGCTTCCCATTCGTGAAAAAGGAGCTATTCCGGCATTTTATGATATTTATGTTGATATTCATGACCAGCCGGGTGCTATCCAGAATGTAATCCAATTACTTGCTGAACAAGAAATTAGCATTAAAAATATTCGAATTCTTGAAATCCGAGAAGGAATCACAGGTGCTTTACGAATTAGTTTTCAAACAGGAGAAGAGCAGCAGAAAAGTTATCAGCTGCTGTCGGATAACGGTTATGAGGTAACCATTCAAGCCTAA
- a CDS encoding CheR family methyltransferase, translating into MSHDYQEFIANFKQESGIDLYLYKEAQMKRRLTSLRDKKGFADFREYYHSLHKNPNLFNELLDRITINVSEFYRNRQRWEVLENKVVPHLLNNRKHIKIWSAACSTGEEPYTLAIILSQYLPIDQIKIVATDIDEKAIQRARLGVYPERALREMPIKMKQKYFTKQQSLYKISDNIKSCVTFKKHNLLADQYETQNDLIVCRNVLIYFTEDAKSTIYTKFSEALNKDGIFFVGSTEQIFSPHQYQLKSFDTFFYKKD; encoded by the coding sequence ATGAGTCATGACTATCAGGAGTTTATAGCTAATTTCAAGCAGGAATCAGGAATTGATCTATATCTTTATAAAGAGGCGCAGATGAAACGGAGGTTAACGTCCTTACGTGATAAAAAAGGATTCGCGGATTTTCGTGAATATTATCACTCCCTACATAAGAATCCGAATTTATTCAATGAACTATTAGACAGAATTACGATCAATGTTTCCGAGTTCTACCGAAATAGACAAAGGTGGGAAGTTCTTGAAAATAAAGTTGTACCACATTTATTAAATAATCGTAAACATATAAAAATATGGAGTGCGGCTTGTTCTACTGGGGAGGAGCCCTATACTTTAGCTATCATACTAAGTCAATATCTTCCTATTGATCAAATTAAAATCGTTGCTACAGATATCGATGAAAAGGCTATTCAGCGAGCCAGACTTGGAGTATATCCTGAACGAGCTTTAAGAGAAATGCCGATAAAAATGAAGCAGAAGTATTTTACAAAGCAACAAAGTTTATATAAAATTAGCGACAACATAAAATCATGTGTAACCTTTAAAAAGCATAATTTATTGGCTGACCAGTATGAAACCCAAAATGATTTGATCGTTTGCAGAAACGTTCTCATTTACTTTACAGAAGATGCGAAATCAACGATCTATACTAAATTTAGTGAAGCTTTAAATAAAGATGGCATCTTCTTTGTAGGAAGCACAGAACAAATATTTTCTCCTCATCAATACCAGTTAAAGTCTTTTGATACATTTTTTTATAAAAAGGATTAA
- the aroH gene encoding chorismate mutase: MIRGVRGATTVDQNHGEEIIEKAHELMIDVITQNDIKPENVTSVLFTVTEDLNAAFPAKSLRLLEDWTYVPVMCMTEIPVPKSLAKCIRVMVTVDTSLDQTEVNHVYHYNATQLRPDLKN; the protein is encoded by the coding sequence TTGATCAGAGGCGTGAGAGGAGCCACAACAGTTGATCAAAATCATGGGGAAGAAATTATAGAAAAAGCACACGAACTTATGATCGATGTTATTACTCAGAATGATATAAAACCCGAGAACGTGACCTCTGTACTTTTTACAGTAACAGAGGATCTGAATGCAGCTTTCCCAGCGAAGTCTTTACGGCTGCTTGAGGATTGGACATATGTACCAGTCATGTGCATGACGGAGATTCCAGTTCCTAAAAGTCTGGCCAAATGTATCCGCGTCATGGTCACGGTCGATACTTCACTTGATCAGACAGAAGTTAACCATGTTTATCATTATAATGCAACTCAGCTGAGACCCGATCTGAAAAATTAA
- the hisC gene encoding histidinol-phosphate transaminase has product MKSKAILNQMTPYKPGKQIEEVKREYGLDKIVKLASNENPFGFSQQVKQQLPELIAQLEKYPDGYAATLREKVASFLNVKEEQLIFGNGSDEVVQIICRAFLEPGANTVMATPTFPQYRHNALIEGAEVREVPVIEGHHDLKEMLQQVDENTRVIWLCTPNNPTGVHISRSVLHDFMEKCPSHVLVVIDEAYYEYMVTEDTFDSIQALQQYENLMVLRTFSKAYGLAGLRVGYGVANRNVIHSLEPAREPFNTSTIAQAAAIIALNDQSFIEETTSENRRNKQDLLAFLDENNLNYYESEANFVLIHLPMSGDEMFEHLLSKGFIVRSGEALGIPNSIRLTIGSKEDMVLLQQAMKQKLEDHVK; this is encoded by the coding sequence ATGAAGTCAAAAGCGATTTTGAATCAAATGACCCCGTATAAACCTGGAAAACAGATTGAAGAGGTAAAACGTGAATATGGACTAGATAAAATAGTAAAGCTAGCTTCAAACGAGAACCCTTTTGGCTTTTCCCAACAAGTTAAACAGCAGCTGCCTGAATTGATCGCCCAGCTTGAAAAATATCCTGATGGCTATGCAGCTACATTACGTGAAAAGGTAGCTTCTTTTCTTAATGTGAAGGAAGAACAGCTTATCTTTGGAAACGGGTCTGACGAAGTGGTGCAAATTATCTGTCGTGCTTTTCTGGAACCAGGAGCAAATACGGTCATGGCAACACCTACTTTCCCTCAATATCGTCATAATGCGCTAATTGAAGGAGCAGAGGTGCGGGAAGTTCCTGTGATTGAGGGACATCATGACTTAAAGGAAATGCTTCAGCAAGTTGATGAAAATACGAGAGTGATCTGGTTATGTACACCAAATAATCCGACCGGAGTTCATATATCTAGAAGTGTTCTTCACGATTTTATGGAGAAGTGTCCTTCACATGTCTTGGTTGTTATTGATGAGGCCTATTACGAATATATGGTCACGGAGGATACGTTTGATTCGATTCAAGCTTTACAGCAATATGAGAATCTAATGGTTCTGCGTACTTTTTCAAAGGCCTATGGTTTAGCAGGGCTTAGAGTTGGATATGGAGTAGCAAACCGTAATGTCATACATAGTCTTGAACCAGCGAGGGAACCTTTCAATACTTCCACGATTGCTCAAGCGGCAGCTATTATCGCTTTAAATGATCAATCCTTTATTGAAGAAACAACGAGTGAAAACCGAAGAAATAAACAAGATTTGTTAGCTTTTCTAGATGAAAATAACTTGAATTATTATGAATCTGAAGCAAATTTCGTTCTAATTCATTTACCGATGAGCGGGGACGAAATGTTTGAACATCTGCTGAGTAAAGGATTCATTGTTCGTTCTGGCGAGGCACTTGGTATCCCTAATTCCATCAGATTGACTATTGGAAGCAAAGAAGACATGGTACTTCTCCAACAAGCGATGAAACAGAAACTTGAGGATCACGTAAAATGA
- the aroC gene encoding chorismate synthase — protein sequence MRYLTAGESHGKQLTTIIEGVPSHLPLVADQINESLIRRQGGHGRGRRMQIEKDLVEITSGVRHGYTLGSPISLVVHNDDFKHWRDIMGDAPLAEEAEVRRTISRPRPGHADLNGGLKYGHRDMRNVLERSSARETAARVGAGAVAKVLLRELGIEVAGYVREIAGIVSEVDETLSVQKRAAISEASPVRTFDEQAAGKMMEAIDQAKKEGDSIGGVAEVYVEGMPPGLGSYVHYDRKLDGRIAGSVMSINAFKGVEFGLGFEAARRNGSEVHDEILWSEDRGYYRRTNRLGGFEGGMTTGMPIVVKGVMKPIPTLYKPLQSVDIETKESFQASIERSDSCAVPAASVVMEHIVAFEIAKAVTEEFPSDYFPRLKRAVDDYRKEVRSF from the coding sequence ATGCGTTATTTAACGGCTGGAGAATCACATGGAAAACAGCTGACGACGATTATCGAGGGAGTACCTTCACATTTGCCACTCGTCGCAGATCAAATTAATGAATCACTTATCCGCAGACAAGGAGGGCATGGCCGCGGGCGAAGGATGCAAATTGAAAAAGATTTGGTTGAAATCACGAGTGGTGTTCGCCACGGGTACACTTTGGGTTCACCAATTTCACTAGTGGTACATAACGATGACTTTAAGCATTGGCGTGATATTATGGGTGATGCACCATTAGCTGAGGAAGCTGAAGTCAGGCGAACCATTTCAAGACCAAGACCTGGGCATGCAGACCTTAACGGCGGATTGAAATACGGCCACCGCGATATGCGTAATGTTTTAGAACGCTCGTCAGCCCGAGAAACTGCAGCGAGAGTAGGGGCTGGCGCTGTTGCGAAAGTATTACTGCGCGAACTTGGAATTGAAGTAGCCGGTTATGTTCGCGAGATTGCAGGCATTGTTAGTGAAGTGGATGAGACCCTGTCGGTTCAAAAGCGAGCTGCTATATCTGAGGCTTCTCCTGTTCGAACATTTGATGAACAGGCAGCAGGTAAAATGATGGAAGCCATTGATCAAGCTAAGAAAGAGGGAGACTCAATTGGCGGAGTTGCTGAAGTATATGTAGAGGGAATGCCGCCAGGGTTAGGTTCCTATGTCCATTATGATCGAAAACTGGATGGAAGAATTGCTGGAAGTGTTATGAGTATTAACGCTTTCAAGGGTGTAGAGTTTGGACTTGGTTTTGAAGCGGCGAGAAGGAACGGCAGCGAAGTCCACGACGAAATTTTATGGAGTGAAGATCGCGGATATTATCGAAGAACAAATCGTCTCGGTGGTTTTGAAGGCGGAATGACTACAGGAATGCCAATCGTTGTAAAAGGGGTTATGAAACCCATCCCAACTCTGTATAAGCCACTTCAAAGTGTCGATATTGAGACAAAGGAATCTTTTCAGGCTAGTATTGAACGTTCAGATTCATGTGCGGTCCCGGCAGCTTCGGTCGTTATGGAGCATATCGTAGCCTTTGAAATAGCTAAAGCTGTTACGGAAGAATTCCCTTCTGATTATTTTCCGCGCTTAAAACGGGCAGTAGATGATTATAGGAAGGAGGTTCGCAGTTTCTAG
- the ndk gene encoding nucleoside-diphosphate kinase gives MEKTFLMVKPDGVQRNLIGEIVAKFEKKGYKLVGAKLMTIKDSLAEEHYGEHRDKPFFGELVSFITSGPVFAMVWEGENVIATARQMMGATNPKDATTGTIRGDYGVTVGKNVIHGSDSIESAEREINLFFEQAELNTYNKDNSAWVY, from the coding sequence ATGGAAAAGACTTTTCTAATGGTTAAACCAGATGGCGTACAAAGAAATCTAATCGGTGAAATTGTAGCTAAGTTCGAAAAAAAAGGCTATAAATTAGTTGGGGCAAAACTAATGACGATTAAAGACTCCCTTGCAGAAGAACATTATGGAGAGCATCGTGACAAACCTTTCTTTGGAGAACTTGTTAGTTTTATTACTTCCGGACCAGTATTTGCTATGGTATGGGAAGGTGAGAATGTTATTGCTACAGCGAGGCAAATGATGGGGGCAACAAATCCTAAAGATGCTACAACAGGAACGATCCGCGGTGATTATGGTGTAACAGTTGGAAAGAACGTAATTCATGGTTCAGATTCCATCGAAAGCGCTGAACGCGAAATCAATCTATTTTTCGAACAAGCAGAACTTAACACTTATAACAAAGACAACTCAGCCTGGGTTTATTAA